In the Streptomyces formicae genome, one interval contains:
- a CDS encoding CoA transferase subunit A, translated as MDKVVTSAAQAVADIPDGASLAVGGFGLSGVPAVLIKALYDEGVTGLDVVSNNCGAMESGLAVLLAAGRIVRVTGSYIGGNKEFARQYLGGEIELELIPQGTLAERLRAGGCGIPAFYTPAGVGTQVADGGLPWRYDGGGGVAVASPAKEIREFGDMEYVLERAITTDFALLRAAKGDRHGNLVFNKSSRNFNPLAAMAGRITIAEVEELAEPGEIDPDQVHLPGIFVQRVVALTPEQATDKKIEKVTAMSREVRA; from the coding sequence ATGGACAAAGTGGTCACGTCGGCCGCGCAGGCCGTGGCGGACATCCCGGACGGGGCGTCCCTCGCGGTCGGCGGTTTCGGACTCAGCGGAGTACCAGCGGTCCTCATCAAGGCCCTCTACGACGAGGGCGTCACGGGCCTGGACGTGGTCTCCAACAACTGCGGGGCGATGGAGTCGGGCCTTGCTGTCCTGCTCGCCGCGGGCCGGATCGTCCGTGTCACCGGCAGCTACATCGGTGGCAACAAGGAGTTCGCCCGCCAGTACCTCGGCGGGGAGATAGAGCTCGAACTGATCCCGCAAGGCACGCTGGCCGAGCGGCTGCGCGCCGGCGGCTGCGGCATCCCCGCCTTCTACACCCCCGCCGGCGTCGGCACCCAGGTCGCTGACGGCGGACTGCCCTGGCGCTACGACGGCGGCGGCGGCGTGGCCGTGGCCTCCCCGGCCAAGGAGATCCGCGAGTTCGGGGACATGGAGTACGTCCTGGAGCGCGCCATCACCACCGACTTCGCCCTGCTACGGGCGGCCAAGGGCGACCGGCACGGCAACCTGGTCTTCAACAAGTCCTCCCGCAACTTCAACCCCTTGGCGGCCATGGCAGGCCGGATCACGATCGCCGAGGTCGAGGAGCTGGCCGAACCCGGCGAGATCGACCCCGACCAGGTCCACCTCCCAGGCATCTTCGTGCAGCGCGTGGTGGCGCTCACCCCCGAGCAAGCCACCGACAAGAAGATCGAGAAGGTCACCGCTATGTCCCGGGAGGTGCGGGCCTGA
- a CDS encoding bifunctional 3-(3-hydroxy-phenyl)propionate/3-hydroxycinnamic acid hydroxylase: MNEASTDLDVCIVGYGPVGQTLAALLGQKGWKVGVYERWELPYPLPRAGHVDDEIVRILQSLGVADRFEARAVPATEYDWVDGNGDLLFQIDWGKPTKSSWRSDYIFYQPELEALLSQAAEAHENICVHRGWEAVGLEQHEDRVEVTFRGGTQDGQRWEPNGATTTVRARYVIGADGANSFVRKAAGITWDDFGFSETLSIVDVRLHEPDREIAMPSSGQMCDPQRPVTLFRWLAREHARWEFMLMPGEDPAELVSETSCWSKLERWGVTPENATLIRRTLYTFNSLVAHDFTSGRAILAGDAAHLMPPFLGQGMCSGIRDAANLAWKLDLVLKGATSDDILETYTQERRAHVSEITRIAIALGAILCETDPEKAAARDAEIRRHGLPPVPPLPALTAGFLDKADADSSTRGRLGVQGLIVHEDTVKRFDDVAGSGWTLFCADRSLAEDARRICNAVSGFLTINVVYISKAPVEFPGSYVDFDGTYKAWFASSNAQAILVRPDFYTYGQATTSAEVADLLTAMISRLRNPLNAAPSLC, translated from the coding sequence ATGAACGAGGCATCGACCGACCTGGACGTCTGCATCGTCGGATACGGCCCGGTGGGCCAGACGCTGGCGGCCCTGCTCGGGCAGAAGGGGTGGAAGGTCGGGGTGTACGAGCGCTGGGAACTGCCGTACCCCCTTCCCAGGGCCGGGCACGTCGACGACGAGATCGTCCGCATCCTTCAGTCTCTCGGCGTCGCCGACCGGTTCGAGGCGCGGGCCGTCCCGGCCACCGAGTACGACTGGGTCGACGGCAACGGAGACCTCCTTTTCCAGATCGACTGGGGCAAGCCCACCAAGTCGTCCTGGAGATCCGACTACATCTTCTACCAGCCCGAACTCGAGGCCCTGCTGTCACAGGCGGCCGAAGCCCACGAGAACATCTGCGTCCACCGCGGCTGGGAAGCGGTCGGCCTCGAACAGCACGAGGACCGGGTGGAGGTGACCTTCCGCGGTGGAACGCAGGACGGACAGCGGTGGGAGCCCAACGGCGCCACCACGACGGTCCGTGCCCGCTACGTCATCGGTGCCGACGGAGCCAACTCGTTCGTCCGGAAGGCGGCTGGCATCACCTGGGACGACTTCGGATTCTCCGAGACGCTCTCCATCGTGGACGTCAGACTCCACGAACCGGACCGGGAGATCGCGATGCCCAGCTCCGGTCAGATGTGCGACCCCCAGCGTCCCGTGACCCTTTTCCGCTGGCTGGCCCGCGAGCACGCCCGGTGGGAGTTCATGCTGATGCCGGGAGAAGACCCCGCCGAACTCGTCAGTGAGACCAGCTGCTGGAGCAAGCTCGAACGCTGGGGCGTCACCCCCGAGAACGCGACGCTGATCCGTCGAACCCTCTACACCTTCAACTCTCTGGTCGCCCACGACTTCACCAGCGGCCGGGCCATCCTGGCCGGCGACGCCGCGCACCTCATGCCGCCGTTCCTGGGCCAGGGGATGTGCTCGGGAATCCGCGATGCCGCGAACCTCGCCTGGAAACTGGACCTGGTCCTGAAGGGCGCCACCTCGGACGACATTCTGGAGACGTATACACAGGAGCGACGAGCCCACGTATCCGAGATCACTCGGATCGCGATCGCGCTGGGCGCCATCCTGTGCGAAACCGACCCGGAGAAGGCGGCCGCGCGGGACGCCGAGATCCGTCGGCACGGACTGCCGCCCGTACCCCCGCTTCCGGCCCTGACGGCGGGCTTCCTCGACAAGGCCGACGCCGACTCCAGCACCCGCGGCCGGCTCGGAGTACAGGGCCTCATCGTCCACGAGGACACGGTCAAGCGGTTCGACGACGTGGCGGGATCGGGGTGGACGCTGTTCTGCGCCGACCGCTCCCTCGCCGAGGATGCTCGCCGGATCTGCAATGCGGTCTCCGGCTTCCTCACGATCAACGTGGTCTACATCTCCAAAGCCCCTGTGGAGTTCCCGGGCTCCTACGTCGACTTCGACGGCACGTACAAGGCGTGGTTCGCCTCCTCGAACGCTCAGGCGATCCTCGTACGCCCGGACTTCTACACCTACGGGCAGGCGACCACCTCCGCAGAGGTCGCCGACCTCCTCACCGCGATGATCAGCCGCCTGCGGAACCCTCTGAACGCCGCACCCAGTCTGTGCTGA
- a CDS encoding fumarylacetoacetate hydrolase family protein codes for MRFANVNGRSTLVTGSATGIDLARATGDESLADPRIALSRWEEVTERANGLGTGSPSPGATVTWSENDLLCPSPAPGQILCIGLNYVSHAVESGLAIPDHPFVFAKFTSSLAAPFGPVTIANDTIDWEAEVVVVIGKTAHRVPESEAWSHVAGVTAGQDVSDRSVQNRLGVNSQPTLGKSRPGYGPAGPYIATPDEFGDPDDISISCTINGETVQSGSTKDLIFSIPKVVSYLSDIVVLRPGDLIFTGTPSGVGIGRTPPRFLNDGDVLETTVDGVGTMRHEVSARQVGTAGARTASQPGSTE; via the coding sequence GTGAGATTCGCAAACGTCAACGGCCGCTCCACCCTCGTCACAGGGAGCGCCACCGGCATCGACCTGGCCCGTGCCACCGGGGACGAGAGCCTCGCCGATCCGCGCATCGCTCTCTCCCGGTGGGAGGAGGTCACCGAGCGGGCGAACGGGCTCGGTACCGGCTCGCCTTCCCCCGGGGCGACCGTCACCTGGAGCGAGAACGACCTCCTGTGCCCCTCACCGGCACCCGGGCAGATCCTGTGCATTGGCCTCAACTACGTGAGCCACGCGGTCGAATCCGGCCTCGCCATTCCCGACCACCCGTTCGTGTTCGCGAAATTCACGTCCTCCCTCGCGGCCCCATTCGGACCGGTCACGATCGCCAACGACACCATCGACTGGGAGGCAGAGGTTGTCGTCGTGATCGGCAAGACCGCCCACCGAGTCCCCGAGTCCGAGGCGTGGAGCCATGTCGCGGGTGTTACGGCCGGCCAGGACGTCTCCGACCGATCGGTGCAGAACCGGCTGGGGGTGAACAGCCAGCCCACCCTCGGCAAGTCCCGCCCCGGCTACGGACCGGCCGGGCCGTACATCGCCACACCGGACGAGTTCGGTGATCCGGATGACATCAGCATCAGCTGCACCATCAACGGTGAGACCGTCCAGAGCGGATCCACCAAGGACCTCATCTTCAGCATCCCGAAGGTGGTCTCCTACCTCTCCGACATCGTCGTCCTGCGGCCCGGAGACCTGATCTTCACCGGCACCCCCTCGGGGGTCGGCATCGGCCGCACGCCCCCGCGCTTCCTTAACGACGGAGACGTCCTCGAAACCACCGTCGACGGGGTCGGAACCATGCGCCACGAGGTGAGCGCCCGGCAGGTCGGTACGGCCGGAGCGAGGACCGCGAGCCAGCCGGGGAGCACGGAATGA
- a CDS encoding VOC family protein: MDHLIAHLAHVEILTPRLQESVAFFHDLVGMEVVLEHGDSVFLRTWGNYLPYDLILTQNPTTGLGHIGWRAKNAEALDLAARRLGADNGGLGWQESAPWQGKAYLFVGPNGQKQKIFWEAEHYQAPEHLASPLPTRPQRTPARGVAARHLDHVNFPSADVLGDAQWYERNLGVFLTEWTEVPEKGLAIFATLSTGSAFQLAFLRDDSGHRGRFHHFALQVDERADVIRAAEIFREAGTPIEWGPGRHGHGESFSVYVREPGGMRLEIVSPGLQRIAPDHKPVKWAPTQGSADFYLSNPLPEAFLEVLPAIPTTDQQASAIDVAGLGNPWDNT; the protein is encoded by the coding sequence ATGGACCATCTCATCGCGCACCTCGCGCACGTCGAAATCCTCACACCCAGGCTCCAGGAGAGCGTTGCGTTCTTCCATGACCTCGTCGGCATGGAGGTCGTCCTCGAACACGGCGATTCGGTCTTCCTCAGGACGTGGGGCAATTACCTCCCCTACGACCTGATCCTCACGCAGAACCCGACGACGGGTCTCGGCCACATCGGCTGGCGGGCCAAGAACGCCGAAGCCCTCGACCTCGCGGCACGTCGGCTCGGCGCGGACAACGGGGGTCTCGGCTGGCAGGAGTCGGCACCCTGGCAGGGAAAGGCGTATCTCTTCGTCGGGCCCAATGGCCAGAAGCAGAAGATCTTCTGGGAGGCCGAGCACTACCAGGCACCTGAGCACCTTGCCTCGCCGCTGCCCACCCGCCCGCAGCGCACCCCCGCCCGCGGAGTCGCCGCCCGCCATCTCGACCATGTGAACTTCCCCTCCGCAGACGTGCTCGGGGACGCGCAGTGGTATGAGAGGAACCTCGGCGTCTTCCTCACCGAATGGACGGAGGTGCCCGAGAAGGGCCTGGCCATCTTCGCGACCCTGTCCACCGGTTCGGCGTTCCAACTGGCCTTCCTGCGCGACGACTCCGGCCACCGAGGCCGGTTTCACCACTTCGCCCTGCAGGTCGACGAGCGCGCCGACGTCATCCGGGCCGCCGAGATCTTCCGCGAAGCCGGAACCCCGATCGAATGGGGCCCTGGACGCCATGGGCACGGGGAGTCCTTCTCGGTCTACGTGCGCGAACCCGGAGGAATGCGTCTGGAGATCGTCTCCCCCGGCCTCCAGCGCATCGCTCCGGACCACAAGCCGGTCAAGTGGGCTCCAACCCAGGGATCCGCCGACTTCTACCTCAGCAACCCCCTGCCGGAGGCATTCCTCGAAGTCCTGCCGGCCATCCCAACCACCGACCAACAAGCCTCCGCCATCGACGTGGCCGGACTCGGAAATCCCTGGGACAACACGTGA
- a CDS encoding TetR/AcrR family transcriptional regulator gives MVTGAPLAPPAVSPLREDRVNEALLYNLEGTLTQTASRGRPAHIDRFHVRDAALALLKERGFEEVSTAQIAAAVGISRSSLARFYPTKQQIVWEGLDDLSSRLSAQLEQSPEQGSVSARLKASIEAALTLPESELSILRTRLQLVRDNPGLQVKRAHGRDPLAQVVSAFIGSNSRTAYTEGERSCLAALVAAAIDTALIEWSGSDKTQPVSHVDDCLGFIIPIL, from the coding sequence GTGGTGACAGGTGCCCCGCTGGCGCCGCCCGCCGTGTCGCCGCTGCGGGAGGATAGAGTTAATGAGGCACTGCTCTATAATCTGGAGGGAACCTTGACTCAGACCGCCAGCAGGGGACGGCCGGCTCACATCGACCGCTTCCATGTGCGAGACGCTGCACTGGCCCTTCTCAAGGAACGCGGGTTCGAAGAGGTCAGTACAGCGCAGATTGCAGCCGCTGTAGGCATCAGTCGGTCCAGCCTGGCCCGCTTCTACCCCACGAAACAACAGATCGTCTGGGAGGGACTCGACGACCTTTCGTCCCGGCTCTCCGCGCAACTCGAACAATCCCCGGAGCAGGGTTCGGTCTCGGCAAGGCTCAAAGCATCCATTGAGGCAGCGCTGACCCTTCCGGAGAGCGAGCTGAGCATTCTCCGAACACGGCTTCAGCTCGTACGGGACAACCCTGGCCTGCAGGTGAAGCGAGCCCATGGGCGAGACCCCCTCGCTCAAGTCGTCAGCGCCTTCATCGGCTCCAACTCGAGAACGGCCTACACCGAAGGCGAGCGGTCCTGCCTGGCTGCGCTTGTCGCCGCAGCCATCGACACGGCACTCATCGAATGGAGCGGCTCGGACAAGACACAGCCGGTGAGTCACGTCGACGACTGCTTGGGGTTCATCATCCCGATTCTCTGA
- a CDS encoding HXXEE domain-containing protein has product MFSTFDLEFAWIGLGAAVVLTVVLLATDALRSDHTLSRWKDPSCLGWLAVVMYLFHIFEEYGIAADGARHAFPGSLCTTLGLGTYPDCTIPTEFYLFVNIGLTWVVAVICALLARRYVMMGFAFYSLVIVNCFFHIVPALVTGTYNPGLLTSVVMFLPASAWVGNVFLKHREPTFGVGRLLAIVGVGLVVNGSLPLTINLFLNDVISGPVLDVLQLVNAGLILLVGVLLQRSLPRTNATAATTGDRVAH; this is encoded by the coding sequence ATGTTCTCCACTTTCGATCTCGAATTCGCCTGGATCGGCCTCGGCGCCGCCGTCGTCCTCACGGTCGTCCTCCTGGCGACCGACGCGCTGCGCAGCGACCACACTCTCTCCCGGTGGAAGGACCCCTCCTGCCTGGGCTGGCTCGCCGTCGTGATGTACCTGTTCCACATCTTCGAGGAGTACGGCATCGCCGCCGACGGCGCCCGGCACGCCTTCCCCGGCTCGCTGTGCACCACGCTCGGCCTGGGCACCTATCCCGACTGCACGATCCCGACGGAGTTCTACCTCTTCGTCAACATCGGGCTGACCTGGGTCGTGGCGGTGATCTGCGCCCTGCTCGCACGCAGGTACGTGATGATGGGGTTCGCGTTCTACAGCCTCGTCATCGTGAACTGCTTCTTCCACATCGTCCCTGCGCTCGTCACCGGAACGTACAACCCGGGACTGCTGACTTCGGTCGTGATGTTCCTGCCCGCCTCGGCCTGGGTCGGCAACGTGTTCCTTAAGCACCGGGAACCGACGTTCGGAGTGGGGCGCCTCCTGGCCATCGTCGGCGTCGGCTTGGTCGTCAACGGCTCCCTGCCACTCACGATCAACCTGTTCCTGAACGATGTCATCTCCGGACCGGTACTCGACGTGCTGCAACTCGTCAACGCAGGGCTCATCCTGCTGGTCGGTGTCCTCCTCCAGAGGTCCCTGCCCCGAACCAATGCCACTGCAGCGACGACCGGCGACAGGGTCGCGCACTGA
- a CDS encoding DUF1330 domain-containing protein produces MAKGYWVSVYPAVSDPEGLAAYDELAGPAVQAGGGRTLSRIPSRGGRVVAHEAGITQRVVLVEFDSFEQAVAAYESEAYQNALVALPDGVERDFRIVDGMH; encoded by the coding sequence GTGGCCAAGGGCTACTGGGTCAGTGTCTACCCCGCCGTTTCCGACCCTGAGGGGCTGGCTGCCTACGACGAGCTGGCCGGTCCGGCGGTCCAGGCCGGGGGCGGTCGCACCCTGTCCCGGATCCCGTCCCGTGGCGGTCGCGTCGTCGCCCACGAGGCCGGAATCACGCAACGCGTCGTTCTGGTCGAGTTCGACAGCTTCGAACAGGCCGTCGCGGCATACGAGAGCGAGGCGTACCAGAATGCGCTGGTCGCCCTCCCCGACGGCGTCGAGCGCGACTTCCGCATCGTCGACGGCATGCACTGA
- a CDS encoding LysR family transcriptional regulator — MAPDTVSLRYFLVLAQELNFTRAAAHIGIAQPALSARMRRLETELGTALLVRNTRSVVLTAAGAALAESAPPALAALDRAWDTARSAAAGELGTLRIGYSLSTGAETVPALVDRLMRGAGGLEVGAVPMATPEISPAVAEGRIDAGITRGEQPGRDVRRFLLRRARIGVQLAQHHPLAEHPEIEIADAAAYPLRLPDRTANPVIHDQLSALFRDIRPHPRFHTPAVSFDMSQRDLRDGVTLAPAGEAAATAQPAGLTWRPLRGAPGLTIHLVLPREQSPLHRRIRAVAKTLSHELHWLPD; from the coding sequence GTGGCGCCGGACACGGTGAGCCTGCGGTACTTTCTGGTGCTGGCGCAGGAGTTGAACTTCACCCGCGCGGCCGCACACATCGGAATCGCACAGCCCGCACTCAGCGCCCGGATGCGCCGATTGGAGACGGAACTCGGTACGGCACTGCTGGTCCGCAACACCCGTAGCGTCGTATTGACCGCGGCCGGTGCGGCTTTGGCCGAGTCCGCGCCGCCCGCGCTGGCGGCGCTGGACCGGGCGTGGGACACCGCCCGGAGCGCGGCGGCCGGTGAATTGGGCACGCTCCGCATCGGATACAGCCTCAGCACCGGGGCCGAGACGGTACCGGCCCTGGTGGACAGGCTGATGCGCGGCGCCGGCGGACTCGAGGTCGGCGCGGTCCCGATGGCGACACCGGAGATCTCCCCTGCGGTCGCCGAAGGCCGCATCGATGCCGGGATCACCCGCGGTGAACAACCGGGCCGTGATGTGCGCCGGTTCCTGCTGCGGCGAGCGCGCATCGGCGTCCAGCTGGCGCAGCACCATCCGCTGGCCGAACACCCGGAGATCGAGATCGCCGACGCGGCCGCGTATCCGCTGCGACTCCCGGACCGTACGGCCAACCCCGTCATCCATGATCAGCTGTCCGCGCTGTTCCGAGACATCCGACCACACCCCCGGTTCCACACGCCCGCGGTCTCTTTCGACATGTCGCAGCGCGACCTGCGCGACGGGGTCACCCTCGCCCCCGCCGGAGAAGCCGCCGCCACGGCACAACCGGCCGGTCTCACCTGGCGACCGCTGCGAGGCGCGCCCGGCCTGACGATCCACCTGGTCCTCCCACGCGAGCAGTCGCCGCTGCACCGCCGCATCCGGGCCGTCGCCAAAACCCTGTCGCACGAGCTGCACTGGCTGCCGGACTGA
- a CDS encoding MFS transporter — translation MTPAEASLWRHRDFRLYWTGQASDVLGSSLSSVAIPLVAVVSLHATTWEAAVLAAVQKTPPLLFSLPAGAWCDRVRKRPPMMVTSLICALAMGSIPLAASYATLTFTHLWVAAFVVGSCHVVGSAASLSYIPQLLPSHRLMEANAKLASANTLADIGGPALAGVLIGVIGAARAVAADALTYLVTAWCTLRIRAPETMTEQPTTERSLRDEIRAGLAYTWRHPVIGPLVTTNAIVSTVLAGTNAIWVVYLIRELHWSPQAFALVMSVGASGGFLASLTTPRLTTRHGAGPVMITALVLTPTGQIPLLVAHPGLTGQLTIGCGLFLQLFGAVTHGLTQRTVRQQACAPDMQGRMQATGQWTAFGLRPFSALLAGYAATTLGLHTTLLIGACLLVLPPLRLALTPIRTLHVAAP, via the coding sequence GTGACACCCGCAGAAGCGAGCCTGTGGCGCCACCGCGACTTCCGCCTGTACTGGACGGGCCAGGCCAGCGACGTACTGGGTTCCTCCCTCAGCTCGGTCGCCATCCCTCTGGTCGCGGTCGTGAGCCTGCACGCCACGACGTGGGAGGCCGCCGTCCTGGCGGCCGTGCAGAAGACGCCACCGCTGCTGTTCTCGCTGCCGGCCGGTGCCTGGTGCGACCGCGTGCGGAAACGCCCCCCGATGATGGTGACGAGCCTGATCTGCGCGCTAGCCATGGGGTCCATTCCGCTTGCCGCTTCGTACGCCACCCTGACCTTCACGCACCTGTGGGTCGCGGCGTTCGTGGTCGGCTCCTGTCACGTGGTCGGCTCGGCCGCGAGCCTGTCCTACATTCCACAACTCCTGCCCTCCCACCGGCTCATGGAGGCCAACGCCAAGCTGGCGAGTGCCAACACGCTGGCCGACATCGGCGGCCCGGCCCTCGCCGGAGTGCTCATCGGCGTGATCGGCGCCGCCCGCGCGGTCGCCGCGGACGCGCTCACCTACCTCGTCACCGCCTGGTGCACCCTGCGCATCCGCGCCCCCGAGACCATGACCGAACAGCCCACCACCGAGCGGAGCCTGCGCGACGAGATCCGGGCCGGCCTCGCCTACACCTGGCGCCACCCCGTCATCGGCCCGCTCGTGACCACGAACGCGATCGTCTCCACCGTCCTGGCCGGAACCAACGCGATCTGGGTGGTCTATCTGATCCGCGAACTGCACTGGTCACCACAGGCGTTCGCGCTCGTGATGAGCGTCGGCGCGAGCGGAGGCTTCCTCGCCTCCCTCACCACCCCGCGCCTCACCACCCGCCATGGCGCCGGCCCTGTCATGATCACAGCCCTCGTCCTCACACCGACCGGCCAGATACCGCTCCTCGTGGCTCACCCCGGCCTGACCGGCCAACTCACCATCGGATGCGGTCTGTTCCTCCAACTCTTCGGCGCGGTCACGCACGGCCTGACCCAGCGCACCGTCCGCCAGCAAGCCTGCGCGCCCGACATGCAAGGCCGCATGCAGGCGACCGGACAGTGGACGGCGTTCGGGCTGCGCCCCTTCTCCGCGCTCCTCGCGGGCTACGCCGCCACCACCCTGGGCCTGCACACCACCTTGCTCATCGGCGCCTGCCTGCTCGTCCTGCCGCCACTACGCCTCGCCCTCACCCCGATCCGCACCTTGCACGTCGCCGCCCCATGA
- a CDS encoding SDR family NAD(P)-dependent oxidoreductase, with protein MGNLSGKVALVTGASRGIGRGIAERLAHDGALVAVHYGRNEKAAKETAAAIAEAGGRAFVVRAELGVPGDVDTLTDGLDAALHSYGESAIDILVHNAGLNIMGRPIEILTPEEFDRMVAVNVKAPFFLTQRLLPRLRDGGRIINISSVSTRAASAHGIGYPLTKGALDVFSHTLAKHLGPRGITVNSVAVGYTHTDMTASALADPAHLEHTIGLTALGRVGEVPDIADAVAFLASDDARWITGAKVDVTGGANL; from the coding sequence ATGGGAAACCTCAGCGGCAAGGTCGCCCTGGTCACCGGCGCCAGCCGGGGCATCGGGCGGGGCATCGCCGAACGCCTGGCCCACGACGGCGCCCTGGTCGCCGTGCACTACGGCAGGAACGAGAAGGCCGCCAAGGAGACCGCCGCGGCCATCGCCGAGGCCGGCGGCCGCGCCTTCGTCGTGCGCGCCGAACTAGGCGTACCCGGAGACGTGGACACGCTCACGGACGGCCTGGACGCCGCCCTGCACTCGTACGGCGAGTCGGCGATCGACATCCTCGTCCACAACGCGGGGCTCAACATCATGGGGCGGCCGATCGAGATCCTCACCCCCGAGGAGTTCGACCGGATGGTCGCGGTCAACGTGAAGGCGCCGTTCTTCCTCACCCAGCGGCTCTTGCCGCGGCTGCGCGACGGCGGCCGGATCATCAACATCTCGTCCGTCTCCACCCGCGCCGCATCGGCCCACGGCATCGGGTATCCGCTCACCAAGGGCGCGCTCGACGTGTTCAGCCACACGTTGGCCAAACACCTCGGACCGCGCGGCATCACCGTCAACTCCGTCGCGGTCGGCTACACCCACACCGACATGACCGCCTCGGCGCTGGCCGACCCGGCGCACCTGGAGCACACCATCGGCCTGACCGCCCTCGGCCGGGTCGGCGAGGTCCCGGACATCGCCGACGCGGTCGCCTTCCTCGCGTCGGACGACGCGCGCTGGATCACCGGCGCCAAGGTCGACGTCACGGGCGGCGCCAACCTGTGA
- a CDS encoding S1 family peptidase: MNKPLVGAVFTALLLGATAIPASAVSNEAPVSSKGTAAARPATAPQAKVKAKAVTFAGTVALSNCSGSLVRVPSSQPTDKALVLSNGHCLETGFPSAGQVIVNRASSRSFTLLNASGGSLGTVRASKIAYGTMTDTDVSVYELTSTYSDIESRYGIKALDLDAAHPQTGRAITVASGYWKRMYRCNTDGFAYRLKEGQWTWKDSLRYTQPCQVIGGTSGSPVIDDATGKVVAVNNTINESGQRCTDNNPCEVDENGKVTVRPSIGYAQQTYIIVPCVGAGNKIDLNRPGCTLPKPALAQKHRSPAGTK; this comes from the coding sequence ATGAACAAGCCTCTCGTTGGTGCCGTCTTCACCGCGCTGCTCCTCGGCGCGACGGCGATACCCGCGTCCGCCGTGAGCAACGAGGCGCCGGTTTCCAGCAAAGGCACGGCCGCGGCGAGACCCGCCACGGCGCCCCAGGCGAAGGTGAAGGCGAAGGCTGTGACCTTCGCGGGTACCGTGGCGCTGAGCAACTGCTCGGGCTCCCTGGTGCGCGTGCCCAGCTCGCAGCCCACGGACAAGGCGCTCGTGCTCTCCAACGGCCACTGCCTGGAGACAGGCTTCCCCAGTGCCGGGCAGGTCATCGTCAACCGGGCCTCGAGCCGTAGCTTCACGCTCCTGAACGCCAGCGGCGGCAGCCTCGGCACCGTGCGCGCCAGCAAGATCGCGTACGGCACGATGACCGACACCGACGTCTCCGTGTACGAACTGACCAGCACCTACAGCGACATCGAGAGCCGCTACGGCATCAAGGCCCTCGACCTGGACGCCGCGCACCCGCAGACGGGCCGGGCCATCACGGTCGCCTCCGGCTACTGGAAGCGGATGTACCGGTGCAACACGGACGGCTTCGCGTACCGCCTGAAGGAAGGCCAGTGGACCTGGAAGGACTCGCTCCGCTACACCCAGCCCTGCCAGGTCATCGGCGGCACCTCGGGATCGCCGGTGATCGACGACGCCACCGGCAAGGTCGTCGCCGTCAACAACACCATCAATGAGAGCGGCCAGCGCTGCACGGACAACAACCCGTGCGAGGTCGACGAGAACGGCAAGGTCACCGTCCGGCCCAGCATCGGCTACGCCCAGCAGACCTACATCATCGTTCCCTGCGTCGGCGCCGGCAACAAGATCGACCTGAACCGCCCCGGCTGCACCCTGCCCAAGCCCGCCCTGGCGCAGAAGCACCGCTCGCCCGCCGGCACGAAGTAG
- the panD gene encoding aspartate 1-decarboxylase, with protein sequence MFRTMFKSKIHRATVTQADLHYVGSVTIDADLLDAADLLPGELVHIVDITNGARLETYTIEGERGSGVIGINGAAAHLVHPGDKVIIISYAQVEDAEARALRPRVVHVDEGNRIVSLGADPAEPVPGDDGQARSPLSL encoded by the coding sequence ATGTTCCGTACCATGTTCAAGTCCAAGATCCATCGCGCCACGGTGACCCAGGCCGACCTGCACTACGTGGGATCCGTCACCATCGACGCCGACCTCCTCGACGCCGCCGACCTGCTGCCGGGCGAGCTCGTCCACATCGTCGACATCACCAATGGCGCGCGTCTGGAGACGTACACCATCGAGGGCGAGCGCGGCAGCGGTGTCATCGGCATCAACGGCGCGGCCGCGCACCTCGTGCACCCCGGCGATAAGGTGATCATCATCAGCTACGCCCAGGTCGAGGACGCCGAGGCGCGGGCGCTGCGCCCCCGCGTCGTGCACGTCGACGAGGGCAACCGCATCGTGTCCCTGGGTGCCGATCCGGCCGAGCCCGTGCCCGGCGACGACGGGCAGGCGCGGAGTCCGCTGAGCCTGTGA